Below is a genomic region from Cotesia glomerata isolate CgM1 linkage group LG5, MPM_Cglom_v2.3, whole genome shotgun sequence.
AAACGgtgaaaaacataaataataaacaacagAAAATACTAAAAACGACAATTTAGTTTTCCAATACACAATGTTCTGAGCTGAGTAATGAGGTCCGATCTCTTTGGGTCCGTTCCTAGCTGTGAAGTGAGGTCCGATCTTTTTGGTCTGTTTTGttttcagaaataaaaaaaagtgtcagTTAGttgttaaaagaaataaattaatttcaagccAATGAATAAAATCTATCATCAGATTGTCAGTgcgcaagaaattttttattgtttttgtttcaaaatgcCAAGGAGAAGACGACCTGACGACTGTTCGTGAGTCGGAAAACCaccatctttatatatttacgcactgcaagaaaagataaaaaatgtagtcCATCGGaaagctttaaaattaattaagtgtataaatatgttgcatttaatgtaaataaaaattttgtatcaagTTTTGACTATACTTTTCACAAATATATGTAGATGATACGAAGTTCACCGGGTCGTCTagttttctataaatattatttcaaagtAAATAATAGATATGCgcgttaacaaataaaaaaatgattttattctACGATTTTAAGCTTCACTCTCTTGTAAGGAGAAAATTCAGCGGTTGTGTGCCCTCTGTCGGCAATTTTCATTGCTAATtttggtcaaaaaattattcttgcggtaattggaaaaaatagacctgtTTCATCTTCAAGCTTTTCAACTTTGGATTTCAAttcttttattgtttttgaatttttagttaaatccGAGGTTAATTTGTCTACTTGGTCTTTTGTCTCAGATTGTTTACCATGCAAATCATCAAGACgcttatttatattatcaaaCTTTGTAGATAATTCATTGAGTTTCTTTGTAATATTAGGTATTTCAGAAAGCGACTGAGAATGAGTAGACAAGGTTTTCATCAAaagtgttaatttttcatctgttgatttattaaaccaACCATCCGGTAATTCATTTTGCGACACGTTATTTATTGCTTCAGGATTTGGTATTGTTTGTTTTGCTGATTCAGACATTGTAAGTGTAGATGAAGTTGGAGAATCAAATACTGAGTCAATAGCAAGTGATAGTAAAAATGCTGGTGAAGTAGGAGAGGATGCACTTGGCTTTTGATTTGTTTTTGAGACTAACGCTGGAGAATTTTCTGATGACTTTGCTGATTTAAAGCTTGAAGTTGAAGAGTTATATGAATTCACAGGTTTAAGAGAGGCAAGACGATTGTTTTTTATCTGTGAATTGGAGTCAAGCCGTTTCAATAAGTATCCAAACTTATCTCTACAACAACAATCTGATGGTAGTTTGTTTTTGAAGAAATCACGCAAACAACTTGTGTGAAATGATTTTCCGCATGTATCACAGGTAAATGGAGTTCTTACACTGTTCTTACATTTGAAGCACTGATCAGAAAGTACTGACATAACAATTTGACAGTTTAAAACGAAACACTCACTTCAGTAGGAAAGTTTTGCTTGTTTATGTAACTGTTGACATAATGATGACTTGTAGTTTGTTTTCAATTTAGTGTAAGGCTGATTTGACAGCTACACTGGTGAGAAATTAATATGTGACACTCACACTATTAAGTCACTAATACAGTAATGTAGAGCATGAAATTATAGTTTACACAGAATATCAACATCAACTGTTGACTATGGACAGCAATGCACGTAGGCGATGCGCTGAAAAATAGTAAAACTTAACCTCATATCACTCACAACAATTTTCACAATGTAAGAAATGcagatatattaattattcaatgatagAAGGTCTTGATTAATATCTCTAATTatagagtaattttttatacacaaGATAATATTTAATGCACTTTAGCTACTTACATTATTATGAggttctaaataaaaattcagagaGCACTAGATTTAACGTGTTACTATTAGTACTGTATACTTggatattcattaaaattattataaaataaaaattataataatcataattgtaTCACACCCACAATTTTCCTGAAAAACAAGCACCCCCAGAAAGATCGCtccattttttgttacaaaaaaaaaatatcattattaccataattttgattttgtaataattttaatgaaataatatgaaaatttttatttgttataaatattgttgTGTTTATCCAACTATCAATTGGTaatcataatgataattatattaaaaaaagattgtCAATGTACTTGTTTAAATTTGACGACTTTTTAGACATTATTGAGAGCttgataaaaaacaaatgattgtttaaattgattaacattatttttccaATTACCCGTGATCTTGAtcatattgatatttattaatttattttttagatatttgtattgagtttttgattttacatgaaaattgttaattgtttatttgtttataaatacataGGTGCCtgtactgatagaaggattttttgtattaaaaaatatttgtttatagttaacaaatcatttgtCAGAGActactttttaatattaataaacaaatatttcttagtatttgaaatgatttgtttgtattcaataaatctgatattgatttattaaatattaataaatatttttaaatactaaaaaatatttgttaatgactaaaaagtggtttctaataaatgatttgttaaatattaacaaatattattaactataaacaaatccttctatcagtgtgatgATGTCAGAATAAAACTGACGAAACGTCgcatgttaaaataaattaaacataacaTTATTTTGGTCGACAACATcctgatttaaattaattatagaaaaattttaattacaatattttattaactcatttgttttttattttaaagggATTGAAGCGATTCCAAATTACAAATGTGATACGAATgaatattacaattataaagACGGTGGTGATACAACATGTCAAGATCCCGATGACTCGAGTTTTGACGTAAGTAAAAATACTAATGGATGTCATTGTCGTCCTGGTTTCGTAAGAAACGAACACTATCAGTGTGTAAAACTCGAAGAATGTCCAGAAGTAACTAACGAGCCTACAAGTAATGCCGAGGATTCTTACAATATCGATCCGAATAATCCACAAACAACGAAACTGCTGAGAGAAGTTTTTGGAACGCTTAATGATTGGTACGCTGAAAAGAACCAGGATCAAGTTGACGACGAGTACCCCACACTAAAAAAAGACACCCAGAAAGTCCTTAGCGAGCCCAGGGACTCTGGGTATGTGAATCACCACACCGATCTTGACCTCGATGACCCAGAAACTCAAAGAATTCTTCAGCAAATCTTCGGGccgaataattttaatactcaTTAATACACCTCCTCAGGGCTCTGATGAAGTAAATTGTAGAATTGAGCTTGATACttcccaaaattaattttattttatctaaataaatGTAAGATAATGAATACGTATCAATTATCGTTGAAAAATTGTatgatttatttctttaattaaagttgttgctcaatattaaataaaacttctACGCACTAAATTAATGAGTAATCGttcataaaacttatttattaatgtttaaaaaattatttctgaaaaaacccttttagtagatttcatagaaatctaactattgcattaatcctcatgacggaactattgaaaaattttgctatatttcgactcagctcgttaatcggattcagaaaatgcatatggttcataagtttatattatatacatacatatatatatatatagcatatatatatatatatatatatatatatatatatataacgcGACTTGTCAGAACGATAGTGcactgaaaaaagaaaactcgtaaaattacagtatataatgcaacgtggcgcttcgtgatgagaactggaaaaattacagtttcaaatgtaattattacagattttataagaattacattataaaatgtaatatttacattgaaagctctgaataataaattaaaaattgaatttagaaaaatgctatttcaaactgtaatttttctagttttgattacgacgggaccgattttaaattttatactgtaattttttgagttttcttttttccgtgtaatgtTCTACCAAAACCAAACATGCGTTACCATCTATCCTATTGCGTTATACCTATATAAATTGACGTCTGTATTATTTTATggtttataattatcaaacaataatcaatattaaGTATGACTATGATTAGATCGGTTCTTCTACTTGTGTTATGTTACAATAATAACCTTCTTCCCTTACACATGTGTTGGTATGCTCGTCAAAATTAAAAGACGTCAGCCAATTAGATATCTCTAGTAATCTATTTTAAGTACACaagaattgtaataaatttttaaaaattttctacagatAACGTAAGTTAGTCATTCGACAGCGTAatcattatattattgttatgattATTGGAACctatataattaaacaataatccCAGTATGCtttagtaatattaaaaatgttgtcttcaaatgataaaattatttttctcactGCGGTATTTTGTTTCGCATGTAAGTACTTACATAGTGATTTTTGATctttaatttggaaaaaactattttactttatatatgaaaatttttttattttcctatgagtactgatttattttttaaatcaaatttttaggtttttaaattaaaaaaatcatttttctgtttaattttatagagaagtttcgtattttaaaataaatttaaaggtaataaataaattcaagggcggaattttttttttaattttaaaattaagtttttaaacgctatttcattgaaatcatatattcaaaaattgctGGAGCTGTAATTTAATCttctttgttattttgaaGGTTTATCTGTTCTGTGCGTATGTCACGAATAtactgcaattatttttttatttcacatcAATATAAAAAGAGTGTCAAGTGAAAAACTTTTGGATCTTATGCCGGATTAGTcctaataaaattatcgtaGACCCTccattttgtaaaataaaaaaaattatgttaaaattcttcaaaatttcacggaaaaaataaaaatcaaaaaattacattatttatttatttaatttattcatttagaaaattacattataaatagtaataagtgtCTCGTCGTATTTAAAACTATAAGAATTACAGTTCGAAGTAACATTCttctaaattcaaactttgaatgttaattttaagagcattcaatgtaatatttaaattttacactgtaattcttacaaaatctgtaataattgtaatctaaatatatgtaatttttccaattttttacaCGAAGCGCCacattacattatataatgtaatttttttatttttctttttcccgtgtatatgattattttatcatttcgacgttctaattagcaaattatcTAACTCTATTTTAGAAAATCGTccatttctatgaaaaatcaattagttcaaaatttattatcactttaaaaaataatttaatatctatatcgaggtataatattttggtttggatcattaaaataatttatatttagactattgctacattaaaatgttaaaaaatcatcctgtaaaaaataaggagttagaccaattgctgattagaccgtcgatttgtaaaaatacttataaaaatgacTTGGTTAAATCCGTCTAAAAATGGATTTGACTCTTGAAAGTgtacttgaaataaataaacagagtcactaataattacaacaattttagagatttaaaaaaattttttaaaacaatattctTAAAGGGATCGAAGCAATACCAACCGGAGATGTCGATAAATACTACTTCAACtcaaaattcagaaaaataacTTCATACGATTGTCCTGCAAATTCATCTTTTACAAAAACACCACAAGTTTGTGTACCTTCTTGCGACGATCCAGATCCTATTTGGTGTATCAGAgtaagaaattttcatttttaacttaataaaataaaatcaattaatggTTCACTAACATTTTTTGCATTCCAGGACAATATGAGCCACTGCATGTGCATTGAAGGCTACGTTAAAAACGCAACTGACGATTGCATAAGAATCGAAGACTGTCCCAATATCAAGCTAAAGTCTGCAGAAGCATTGGATGATAATTCCAACGATGAGAAAGATGCGCCGGAACCCAAACTACCGGAGATTGAGGATGTAACCGACCAACTCAGTCGTGACGAATGGATAAAGCGCCTCGAAGATAtgctttataatttctatcaaaattaaacTTCAGTACAAACCGTtgaataataatcaatcaatttattacattaatttttattcttattatatcagctgtaaaaatttattggagtCTCGTATGTTGTTTATCGTTGTTTTGTGTTTTTCAATGtaaaagttttaaagttttacttttaaaataaatgaattaatcattaaaaaaaaatttttaatcttgccggtaatctatattattaagagtaagaaaaattttgtctttaggatagtcatataataaaatcagtttttttagtaaaatttagtgtcattgcaaaggtcttgactttaATTTATGCCTTTTCAACGTTTCATATCAtactcaccgatagtcaatttatgatgataagtatttagactgcatccgaaaatgctttatctctagatacataattaagaaattaccttgaatCTTATAACATATTGAcagttttaaagatataagctcgttccgatgttacactcatcaagacctttcatttgagtacccacatcaatttttcatatatttatacatatatatatatatatatatatatacatatatatatatatatatatatatatatatatatatatatatatatatactagttGTTACCCGCtcgctccgctgggcactttatagaattgtattttgagatctagacttgaaattcaattggagtattgttctGACTTGTtctgataaatatatatatgaataatataaatgaataataagtatattataatgaataatacagattataattttattccaaatcaaaaaactaatccttaataagtttaaaaaataaattaaaaaaaaattttaatttaaaataaaaaaataaaaaaaagaattttttttttttcaattttttaattttaattttaatttttaatttcaaatttaaaatttttcttttgaatctattttttttttaaacttattaaggattagttttttgatttggaataaaattataatctgtattattcattataatatacttattattcattcatatatatttgattgcaaaatgcacttgaaaatgataatgtaaaaataggtACTATCTGCAGATAGATTCTAGTTAAATTCCAAATGGACGCCACTTCTATGTAAGATGGGACTGACGAGCATGCGCGTGGTACTGACAACCATCTGAGACAAAAAAATCTCAGATGGCTCTGAGCCCCATCCCGGATTGAactgaaataaatgaaaactATACCTACTACAGTCTACATTGAAGTAGTAACcatttgcaaatttttttcactatagatggaactaggttccgtccaacatggaaaccagttaaatctcgttttttccgtgtactgacatttttaaagatataagctcatcccgatgttaggCGACTGCGTGGCCGAGCGGTTTAAGTCTTAAACTGCCGTACAGCAGTCGctcaggcgtgggttcgagcCCTGGCAGTCTCaatttttctgcgattttcCGGGGCTTGCTTCCTTGCCGACTGTACCTTGACCGAGGTCTCTGTGATTTCCTCGGTCACTGTGCCCCTGTGCTAATGGGCGGGGTACAGGCAAATGCGGGTACAGActgtaagtcggccacagctGCAAAACGGAGGGAATAGTAGGTGGGACGTAAAAATCCCATATGTCGAGGCCTTGCCGGCTGACGCGTGAGGTCCTGCTGGAGaagaggaaagaggaaaaaaaaagcgGAGGGAATAGCTACAGGAGGAAATAGCTACAGGAGTAGCTTGGAGGGGGCCTGGTACtacgaagtaatgctaacgcgggcCCGCAGTATCAGGTACAAGAGAGGGGAGGGTTTTAGTGAGTAAAAATCTCACGCTACCGGCAACCAAATCATCAACATCTAGCCGGTGTCTTATGAAGATTTCCCTCCTctcgccaaaaaaaaaaaaaaaaaaaaaaaaaagctcatcccgatgttacactcatcaagaccttttatttgagtaccctaaattaaaaattaaattgagaaaaatgttattttaatctgtaatttttctagttttgattacgacaGGACCGATTCTACATTTtgtactgtaatttttcgagttttcctTTTTCCGTGTGTCTACAAATAGCAACAGATCTCcaccaaactcaacatacttattctacagataaataccGAAGTCAAGTTCGGAGATAAGCTTAATCGGTcgagtaatttagaaatgcctagatttaaaaattttcaaaattttgaaaattcatttttcttcactttcttgcttgagtaaattttgaatgggataacttattgaatctctgtaaattgcatttgaaagctctttaaataagcttcaattcgAGTACTATATCTTGTGTATAGTCTTAAAATTATGTCCCATTCTActatgccaattatgaaatttgctgttgcactagtgttttttttttcaacttcccgctaagaaaattgaaaattattttttttttttttgtatataatcCGAGtagtttttttctattcattataaaatctacttgCATTCCGgttgccgaatggcctttttctAATAAAGTCTGATAGTTTTGTGTTAAACTTATCCTTGGAATATCACCGTCgagttaaaatatttcaaataatattatacaataattaaatactacttttttttattctacttaaaaaaaaaatcagcacTTGTGTACAATTTCGTATGGCTTGTTATGAGTTGATATAAGTTGATCTGGTTATATATCGCTTTATCAGACtgtatatgaaaataaaaactcaattcttattcaatttttttttttaatagtatattttctataaatattttttcaaaataaatattagatatgcgcgttaaaaaataaaaaaatgattttattttacgaCTTTAAGCTTCACTCTCTTGTAAGGAGAAAATTCAGCGGTTATGTGCCCTCTGTCGGCAATTTTCATTGCTAATtttggtcaaaaaattattcttgcggtaattggaaaaaatagacctggaaaaaatattgaagttatgaaaaattcatattttttcattaaaattattataaaataaaaattataataatcataattgtaTCACACCCACAATTTTCCTGAAAAAGAAGCACCCACAGAATGATCGCtccattttttgttacaaaaaaaaaatatcattattaccataattttgattttgtaataattttaatgaaattatatgaaaatttttcataacttcaaaattatttcgggtctattttttccgggatTTATTCatgcaatttttatatcagaAAATTCTTTGACGGGtttcgatttaaaaatatcaatcaatCATCATTTAAATGAAGAGAATTATGAAGACATGTACATCACCATGAATTGTCTCAATCTACCTATTTACGCTTTATCAtactatctatttttttagtaCAACGTACTTAAGTTTAGTTCTAGTCGTCTCATTCTAGAACATTTTTCAGCTGCACCGAGTACcatgtttattttattcgtaACGACAAGTGTTCGAAGCTATTCAAGGTCCGTTTTTCCCTACGTTTTTACGAAATTATCTTGAGTAAACGTACGACGTTCATATACCTGATGTTCTACCAAAACCAAACATGCGTTACCATCTATCTTATTGCGTTATACCTATATAAATTGACGTCTGTATTATTCtatgatttataattatcaaacaataatcaatattaattatgacTATAATTAGTTCGGTTCTCCTACTTGTGTTACGTTACAATAATAACCTCGTCCCACACATGTGTTCGTATACTCGTCAAAATTAAAAGACGTCAGCTCATTAGATATCTGGAGTTATCTACTTTAAGTAAACaagaattgtaataaatttctaaaaattttttacagataaCGTAAGTTAGTCATTCGACAGCGTCatcattatattattgttatgattattgaaacttatataatgaaaaaataatatcagtaTGCTTTAGTGTTATCAAAAATGTTATcttcaaattataaaattatttttttcgctgCGGTATTTTGTTTCTCATGTAAGTACttacatagtttttttttatttttaatttggaaaaaactattttactttatgtatgaaaattttttaattttcctatgagtactaatttattttttaaatcaaatttttagaagtttttaaatttaaaaaatcatttttctgtTTACTCTAGTAGAATTGTAATCAagtatccgaacaaaaacagtttcactgtaaaaaaatttcgccaaatccacgttcataagactatgaggaaagagaaattttttttttttctttacaaaaagatacaaaattaaaaaattcaagtaaccgatatgattgtttatgattttcggaaattaaaaaaaaattttattgtaaatttaaaaattaaaaaaaagttttagaacgtattcagtgtgcgtggttgcaaaatattttacttttaatgaaattcgtaaaatctatttactaggactttaaaaaaattgaaatacacaatgacgcacactaaGTACGTTCTagtactatttcaaacagtaatattcgctatgtaaatgtctaaaatattaaagtataataattaagaattcagacttcgatatttatcatttcgtacctaaaaaattatcttctaatacaagcaacgtcattattaacaaagtaaaatagtaaattttaaacgcaacgctaaaaattaaactgtaattattgacttgattggactggtaaaatgtatattttaaaagtataatttttactgtttcaaatgttaaatactCCCAGAGTGGGACCGACCTCCTCTTTCATCCgagttccccttctcttcataatatggactatatattgaaatggaaatttttactgtttgaaactgtaattttttaagataaaagagtcgttatttactatagtggcAGCTACTtgtcacttattttggatattaaattataaattgtggcttttatactttctacattaagtcctgtaatatttatatttttgccaccccgatgtccgctttactgtttgaaactataaaaattaaccggaatccgagtgaatattacagtttacttttttccgtgtaatcgaggtataatattttggtttggatcattaaaataatttataattagactattgctacattaaaatgttaaaaaatcatcctgtaaaaaataaggagttggACCAATTGCGAATTAGGCCGTCgatttgtaaaaaaacataaaaatgacCTGGTTAAATCCGTCTAAAAATGGATTTGACTCTTGAAAGTGTACTtgaaatagataaataaagtcactaataattacaacaatttaagagatttaaaaaaattttttaaaacaatattctTAAAGGGATCGAAGCAATACCAACCGGAGATGTCGATGAAGACTACTTCAACTTAAACCTCAAAAACACAGTGGATCCACACGATTGCCCTGGAAATGCATCTCTTAGCGGAATGGTACTATCTTGTGAAGCTTATTGCGACGATCGACATCctattttttgtaacaaagtaagaaattttcatttttaacttaatagaataaaatcaattaatggTTCACTAACATTTTTTGCATTCCAGTACGGTTTAGACGACTGCTGGTGCATTGAAGGCTACATCAGGAACGCAACTGGCGATTGCATAAGAATCGAAGACTGTCCTAATATCGAGATAGAGTCTGCAGAAGAATCGGATAATAATTCCTCCGATGAGAAAGATTGGCCGGAA
It encodes:
- the LOC123264866 gene encoding uncharacterized protein LOC123264866 yields the protein MLSSNYKIIFFAAVFCFSWIEAIPTGDVDEDYFNLNLKNTVDPHDCPGNASLSGMVLSCEAYCDDRHPIFCNKYGLDDCWCIEGYIRNATGDCIRIEDCPNIEIESAEESDNNSSDEKDWPELEPPKIEDITGELTDEERQKILEEIFGTPDKPPVEIVE